cataaaaacaataatatatatattattttctctcttgttttttataattttattatgtctaTCTGTTTTGGTTGAGTGATTATTGACAATTACTCCTAGAATACTCTAAAATTTATTATCTCATAACTGTTTTCAATTTAGCATCTGGGTGctgtgataaataaaaattaccctGCGTTTTTATCTAGACCTGAATATCAAGAGaggtacaaaaaaataatattaaaattaaatttattcttgaGCTATTCAGAATCCCAAATTCGACCCCACCTTAGTAcctcaattaatattttttgctttactGTGATTCGAAGGCCCAATTTCTTGctacaaaagagaaaagaatcgTTAGGTAGGCTATGAAGTATGAAGTATGACACgacactgaaaagaaaaggacgtGATGAAATTTAGCTTAGCAGACTTTGTTCGTCTGCGAGATTGCGGCGAAGattattttcaaatagtttttttaaggtattttttgtgttaaataatatattaaaataatattttttttatttttaatattacatattaaaataataaaaaatattaatctgaatttttttaaaataataaaaaaatacagtccaaccacatttcaaaaataaataattaaacattatTTATCTTAGTTTGGTAAagattaacttcaaattaaagcTACTAATACATCATTAATCATTCTCGCTAactctattaattattttttacccttaatcttttttaaaaaaacaaaatcaaatcggGTTGCTTAATTTATAAGCACAACAGAATCGAAGAGAGTCTTATAATTGCTAATGCTCGAACTTGATTCATGGGAGTATATACCAAAGGGGAAAACGGCAGCACAACATTCTAGTACGgaatggattttttttggagGATGAAGGAGGCTATTTTGCTGAAAATCCTTCGATTTCCTAGTTTTCTATGGAAATAgaagtttccttttcttctacttTCTGGTCCATTTCCTCCCATGTCGTATACTTTATTGATAATGCTCTCGCTTTACTTGCTTGGAGGTAATGCAAGGTTAGGTTTAGATACACACTGCTTTCTACACCTTAATAAATCCCCATATCTCATGCTTCTCTTGTTTCTTAGCGAGCCCACTTTTTCAAaaatcttctttgatttttcttcatggAAATCGACGATCTGCCGCTGATATTGCTCTCAAGTTTTCGTAATTTCCAAGTAAACTGATATCCTTCCTCTAAACTGCaatgttattaataataataatctaatattGACCCCTCTCCACCACtcataaaacaacaaaatttataCACATTTTAGGTACCGTGATTCATGCTACATGTGGAGTAGGATCAAGAgtcaaacatgttttaatgttGTCGTGGCCAACAAATACAAAGTAGATTGACCCTTTCTTGCTGCTCCATTCCTGTTTCTTCTTTTGTACATCAAAGGGGGAGGGAGGGATGGATGGTCACTGAGATTCAACATGGAGTAAATAGGTTAAGAGATTGTGCTTCTTTTATGCTCTTAGATTTAAAGgcattttcttttccctttctgATGATTCAAGTGCCCTGAACTCAAGTTTATATCATGGCCTGTAACTTGGAACCTGCTTGACATAATTTCGgcataattcaaaaaaaaaaaatgatcataaacatgtttagttaaatcaagtttttgctttaaaaatatcGTAGAAGAAGTGAATTCTACATAAACGATAAGCATTCAGAGTTCGACAACAGTTGACAAAGTATGGAGTCGTTGGCATCTTAAACCAGACAACATTAACACTAACGACTAACGAGGAACATTTCATGCCCACACAATTTCATTACTGTTCATTTTTCTACGACAATGCATCACCCATGGGCTCCCATATCACATTAAAGAGATAGATTAacagctaattaattagttttaagaGATGAATTAGAAGAATATAAAAAAGGGGATAATCAAATCAGCAATGGAATGCCCTACATTGATATTTTGAGCATGATAGTGGACCTCTATTATGAAGACTTTGGACCAACAAAGTACTGATTGCTGGCTGCTGAAGTAGAATTACTTCAATGTCTGCCAAAATATATGCATATGTTGTCATGATGTGGCCAAGTATGCTGGTGCTAATTAACTCAAGACAGCACCCTTAATCTTGCTCCCTCAGGCAAGTAATCATAAAGTCACTGCTGTTAATTATTGCTAACCCACTCCATCTAATGCTTCAAAATGTTCTTAGGTATTACCACAACTATAATTCTTTAACGAAGAACTTTTCATCTTGAGGCCACCAACAGTGACAACAATAAACAAGTATCGTTCGAAGTAGATATACagcattgttttttcaaatggtACATGGTACATTATACAAAAGAGATGTTACTAACCTCAAAAAGATCGTCCTGATTAGTGCACAGCAAAGTCCAGTGAATGCAGGTAGCTAACAAGCAACCTGCTGATTATTGGATGCACGACATTGGTCGGTGTCCAGAGCCCATTTAGAAGCGGAGCAAGCTATTTCATAATTTGTCATGGACATCTACCGTTGTATTAGATTGATCAAGATGCAGACCATCCCATGTCTTAACTCCAGAAAAGGAGCTTGAAAAGGCATTTCGTTGGCCAGATGAGAAGCATAGATTCCCATTTCTTTGACCATGAAGCCTGAGATTGTttcgaacaaaaaaaagatcttCCATTCTCTGCTCTCCCAACCTGTTTGCTGATTCTCGACATGAGAAGTCACTAGCTTGCCAAATCTCTTCGCACATTGCAACACTTGAAACCTGGCTCAGAACCTTTATGGCTAGTGTTTGTAAGTTGGGTGTTTCAAAACCGAAGTTTTCCCACCAAACAACTGGATCCATTTTATCCCTACAATCCACGGCATCTTCCTCTCCCAAGGATCCTTCCAGACGCCAGTATGAGCTGAGCTGCTCTCTGAGAACACATCTGGCTGTGCTTTCACTCTCATATCTTTCTAGCGTAGCTTTCCAGCCCCGCATTACAGATTTATCCTTTGTTTGACCTTTTCCAATATATCTAGGATTCAGTAAATAACCTGCAGCATGAAGAGGGGAAAATAGAACATCCCACCTGTTCTCAATCAGTCCTTCTAACTGATTCAATAAGCCATCATCAATTGCCTGACTCCTCAAGGCTTCAAGTGCCTGAACCCGCCAGTCATAAACTGTACCAATAACAGATTTGTCAATATCAATTGTAGCAAGCAAACTTACAAAAGGCTCATATAACTGCAACAATAAATCAGCCTTGCTCCAGAACCCATCATCTAAAATGGCAGATTCAACATTTACAACATCCTCTGCCATATTATTCTTCCATTGCTTCCAGTCTTCACTTACAACCACATCCTGGAGTGATTGCCTTAGCTCAAAGACCCTCCGGAGAAAGCAATATGAAGGTGCAAATTTGGCAGAGATTGGATCGGAGAACTCTTTCAAATCTTGACCAAAAGTGCACGAAGAAGTATGTTGATATGTGATCATGCATTGCTCAATTGCCTTGGCACACAAGACAACAGGTTTTATCCATTCCAGTTCGGCCATTTCTTCCATCAACATGAAGACAGAGTGTGAAGTGCAAGGAGACCAGAAGATATTAGGGAACTTTGACGATAAATAGGACTCAAATGATTTGCATGCATCGCCTAGATGTGAAACTATCTGAAGAACATTTGTGGGGCCAACTTCCATAATAGTATCAGCGAGAGCACCAGTAAACACGTGCTCTCCCTCATCAGCATCATTGACATCAACTGCCTTTAAAAATACAAGTCCCCTTGGGCTGGAAATAAATACATTGACATGTTCGCTACCTGATGCACCATCTAAGCGACCGGCACACAGTATTGTGCATCCTGTATGTGGCCATGACTCCCTAACTAGAGCTACTGATTTTTCAATCCTCGCTTTCTCTTTGCTTAAAAAAGAATCAGACAGCTTATCTATTGATGGGAGTTCATACCCAGACCCAAAAGCACCAATTGCTTTCACCATTTCACGAAAGTAAGGAGAGTTGACGATATCAATATTTAATCCATcagcataaaaaaatctagCTACTATGTCATCTATATCTTCTTTTGTGATGGTTTTCCAGGCAAGAGCTGGCTGAGAAGTCCGAGTGCGTTTACAAGGCTTCCCAATGACagaattctttttcttcttctgtgaAACACGCTCCTCTTCTAGGACCTGAAATGCTTCTCGTAAAGACCTGTCTATAGCAGGGCAGCTTTTGACCCCAACACCTGAGAACCCTAGTAGGTGAGCCCTGACACGTGAATAAGACCCATTATATCGTAGATTACAGTGGTTACATTTCCACCTTTTTGTACCACTTCCCCTGTCAAATCCACCAAACACGCTAACATGTTCCCATCCCCACTTATCAGATTCTGATGGCATACTTCCGAGCCTTTTCTGAATACCAAGGAAATGGAACACTGATctgttaaaataaaacataagagAACACCACTGAGAAAAGCATTGCCTGCAGGACATCTACAAGTACCATTAAAGTCCCAATTCCATGCCGGTAAATACATCtaaatagaatttatttttcctttgaagCAGTAAGTAAGAAcgtagaaagcaaacaaaaatctccAAAAATGAGAAGGACAGCTATCTGGCATTTTACTTCGACTGCTTGGAAAGTTACAAATCTAGTGGCATTTTTGTGTTCCCATATACTGACCTGTGAAGATGCTCAATCATGGACTTTCAGAGAGCTTGGTCGAGTTCGACCACCTCCTATTCATTTTGTATGGAATTCAGGTGGAATCTTTCTTATTTCACTGCTTTCCAAAACTTCTCTTATTTATGGCACATTTCATTCAAAGGAttcttttttaagtgtttgaTACAATAGACTAACCGCTCGCAAATCAGAAAAAGCAATGGTTGACAAAATTGTCTTTCCGCTCAAACCAGAAAAGATTCAGATACGTGTATAAGAGAAGGAAGCAAATACCATGGAGAACAACGCAAGTTGAATATCTTTGACAGCTCAACTATTTATGTAAATCTATAAGCTGCTAATGTTCTGGCATGTAAAAACTAGCTCTCTAGAATAGCAAAAATTCCAATTGGGCTACAGGAAGCTGAATCGGTGAATGTTATGTCATGATTGTATTATGGCATAATGAAACATAACTAATACTATGATTCAACAGAGCTATAGGCAACAAAATTGGAgaatttatgtcattttttagaTCACGGAACCAGGAAACATAACTATGCTTCAACAGATCATCACACTAAGTGAATTGAACTTCCTAAAAAGCAGCATGCCATGCAAGGCATTCATGCAAGGCATTCATGCAATGCATCTGCTAAAATGGTACCGATGCTTTACACCATTGTCAATGGCAATATAAAgaacttcttttaaaaaagagatttttcaATGTAAAGAAGAACTAGCAACTTCTACTAGCTCGTGCTTGGACTTTTAAGTCTGACACTAGTCCGTTCCCTTTCTGCTTCGATTTGTGAAATATAATAGTCTGGGCTTTTCTCCAGTCTGTAATAACTTCTTAGTTGGTACAAACCCTCATCTCTTTCCCTATACTAAAATGAACGAATCTCTTTCTTAGTCGAGATTAGTGAGCTTTCTTTTGTCAGCAGAGGAACCGCGCACCTGTTGGTACCTGAGGAAAGTACTAGCTTAAGCGACAACTAgcctttttatttcaatagtaAACTTCTCTACTCGCTCCTGTTAGTGGACCCTCTTATACTGTAGCTCTGCTCATTCCGGGGATGAAATGGCTAGACTACCAATGCTTTACACCGTTGTCAATGACAACATAAAAGAGATTTTTCAATCTAAAGAAGAAACTTCCTAGCACACAATCTCTTCATACTACAGCTAAACTGGTTGTGATGCAGAGGCATCCAAACTAAGTTCCCTGCCCGGCACTCATCATAAAACAGAATTCAGCAAGCTTCTGACTCTAACCCAGGGTTTGGTGTATTTTATACAGGCTAAGTCGTACATTTTCAACTTCAACTTCCCAGGGGTGCCACTGTCTAGTCTGATAACAAACGTAGAACATGTTATTGATGTCCAAAGTTTAAACTATCATTCCTTATCCAAACAAATTTGCCAAACCACACTGATTAAAGGTGCCAGCTTGCGTTCTGTCTACAAGTTAACCTTGGTTCTTGATCAAAGATTGAAACTTAACCAATCTTTTCAGGTGATTCTAATTTCTAACTTGAAAAAGATCACAACTTTACCACTCAACTTCATCTACGTTTAACTCTGATTTTGAAAGCtacaaaaacccaacaaaattcCAATctctaaaatcattttaaattggCACTAATCTTTaatcaaccccccccccccccccccccccaaatttcCAGCTCTCTTATCTCTTAGTTTGTCTCGCTTTTCCATGACATGAATGGCATAAAGGCagatattttcaaaatcaaagcgagcaaaacagaaatcaaatcAGCAAACAAGTACAAAAATGCAACAACTTTTACAGCCAttcgatatatatataaaaaaaaatgatcacttTACCTCAggaatttgttgattttttatatatttttggtgcTGTCGAATCGAAACCTGCGTTTCTTTTACAAGGGTTTCTTTCTGGTAA
The DNA window shown above is from Populus trichocarpa isolate Nisqually-1 chromosome 4, P.trichocarpa_v4.1, whole genome shotgun sequence and carries:
- the LOC112327155 gene encoding uncharacterized protein LOC112327155, encoding MPSESDKWGWEHVSVFGGFDRGSGTKRWKCNHCNLRYNGSYSRVRAHLLGFSGVGVKSCPAIDRSLREAFQVLEEERVSQKKKKNSVIGKPCKRTRTSQPALAWKTITKEDIDDIVARFFYADGLNIDIVNSPYFREMVKAIGAFGSGYELPSIDKLSDSFLSKEKARIEKSVALVRESWPHTGCTILCAGRLDGASGSEHVNVFISSPRGLVFLKAVDVNDADEGEHVFTGALADTIMEVGPTNVLQIVSHLGDACKSFESYLSSKFPNIFWSPCTSHSVFMLMEEMAELEWIKPVVLCAKAIEQCMITYQHTSSCTFGQDLKEFSDPISAKFAPSYCFLRRVFELRQSLQDVVVSEDWKQWKNNMAEDVVNVESAILDDGFWSKADLLLQLYEPFVSLLATIDIDKSVIGTVYDWRVQALEALRSQAIDDGLLNQLEGLIENRWDVLFSPLHAAGYLLNPRYIGKGQTKDKSVMRGWKATLERYESESTARCVLREQLSSYWRLEGSLGEEDAVDCRDKMDPVVWWENFGFETPNLQTLAIKVLSQVSSVAMCEEIWQASDFSCRESANRLGEQRMEDLFFVRNNLRLHGQRNGNLCFSSGQRNAFSSSFSGVKTWDGLHLDQSNTTVDVHDKL